One segment of Streptomyces sp. YIM 121038 DNA contains the following:
- a CDS encoding cellulose-binding protein: MSDTSPYGFELVRRGYDRAQVDERISKLVSDRDSALTRITALEKRIEELHLETQNAQAQVADAEPSYAGLGARVEKILRLAEEEAKDLREEARRAAEQHRELAESAAQQVRNDAESFAAERKAKAEDEGVRIVEKAKGEANALRAEAQKDAQSKREEADALFEETRAKAAQAAADFETNLAKRRDQSERDLASRQAKAEKRLAEIEHRAEQLRLEAEKLRTDAERRARQTVETAQRQAEDIVADANAKADRIRSESERELAALTNRRDSINAQLTNVREMLATLTGAAVAAASTPTEDEPISRGVPAQQSR, encoded by the coding sequence ATGAGCGACACTTCCCCCTACGGCTTCGAGCTTGTGCGGCGTGGGTACGACCGCGCTCAGGTGGACGAACGTATCTCCAAGCTCGTCTCCGACCGAGACTCCGCTCTCACCCGAATCACTGCTCTGGAAAAGCGCATCGAGGAACTCCACCTCGAAACGCAGAACGCCCAGGCCCAGGTCGCCGACGCCGAGCCGTCGTACGCCGGGCTCGGGGCCCGCGTCGAGAAGATCCTGCGCCTCGCCGAGGAAGAGGCGAAGGACCTGCGCGAGGAGGCCCGGCGCGCGGCCGAACAGCACCGCGAGCTGGCCGAGTCGGCCGCCCAGCAGGTGCGTAACGACGCCGAGTCGTTCGCCGCCGAGCGCAAGGCGAAGGCCGAGGACGAGGGCGTCCGCATCGTCGAGAAGGCCAAGGGCGAGGCGAACGCGCTGCGTGCCGAGGCGCAGAAGGACGCGCAGTCCAAGCGCGAGGAGGCGGACGCCCTCTTCGAGGAGACCCGCGCCAAGGCCGCCCAGGCGGCCGCCGACTTCGAGACGAACCTCGCCAAGCGGCGCGACCAGTCCGAGCGCGACCTGGCCTCGCGCCAGGCCAAGGCCGAGAAGCGCCTCGCGGAGATCGAGCACCGCGCGGAGCAGCTGCGCCTGGAGGCCGAGAAGCTGCGCACCGACGCGGAGCGCCGCGCCCGCCAGACGGTGGAGACCGCGCAGCGCCAGGCCGAGGACATCGTCGCGGACGCGAACGCCAAGGCGGACCGCATCCGCAGCGAGTCCGAGCGCGAGCTCGCGGCGCTGACCAACCGCCGCGACTCCATCAACGCCCAGCTGACGAACGTCCGCGAGATGCTCGCGACGCTCACCGGTGCCGCCGTGGCCGCGGCGAGCACGCCCACCGAGGACGAGCCGATCTCGCGGGGGGTTCCGGCACAGCAGAGCCGCTGA
- the mce gene encoding methylmalonyl-CoA epimerase — MLTRIDHIGIACKDLDATVEFYRATYGFEVFHTEVNEEQGVREAMLKINETSDGGASYLQLLEPIREDSAVGKWLAKNGEGVHHIAFGTADVDGDSEAIRDKGVRVLYEQPRIGSMGSRITFLHPKDCHGVLTELVTSAPAEQPEH, encoded by the coding sequence ATGCTGACGCGAATTGATCACATCGGGATCGCCTGCAAGGACCTCGACGCGACGGTCGAGTTCTATCGCGCGACGTACGGCTTCGAGGTGTTCCACACCGAGGTCAACGAGGAACAGGGGGTGCGCGAGGCCATGCTGAAGATCAACGAGACCTCGGACGGCGGCGCCTCCTACCTCCAGCTCCTGGAGCCGATCCGGGAGGACTCGGCGGTCGGCAAGTGGCTGGCCAAGAACGGCGAGGGCGTGCACCACATCGCCTTCGGCACCGCCGACGTCGACGGCGACTCGGAGGCCATCCGCGACAAGGGCGTGCGCGTTCTGTACGAGCAGCCGCGCATCGGTTCGATGGGGTCGCGCATCACTTTCCTGCACCCCAAGGACTGCCACGGCGTCCTCACCGAACTCGTCACGTCCGCGCCCGCCGAACAGCCGGAGCACTGA
- a CDS encoding acetyl-CoA C-acetyltransferase: MSGTTGTTSVIVAGARTPMGRLLGSLKSFTGADLGGFAIKAALDRAGIGGDQVQYVIMGQVLQAGAGQIPARQAAVKAGIPMSVPALTVNKVCLSGLDAIALADQLIRAGEFDVVVAGGQESMTNAPHLLPKSREGHKYGAIEMLDAMAYDGLTDPFESIAMGESTEKHNTRLGIRRPEQDEIGALSHQRAAAAQKNGVFDAEITPVEVPQRKGDPVLVAKDEGIRAETTVETLGKLRPAFGRDGTITAGTASQISDGAAAVVVMSKAKAEELGLAWIAEIGAHGNVAGPDNSLQSQPSNAILHALKKEGLGVDDLDLIEINEAFAAVAVQSMKDLGVSTEKVNVNGGAIALGHPIGMSGARLVLHLALELKRRGGGVGAAALCGGGGQGDALILKVSKS; encoded by the coding sequence ATGTCTGGAACGACCGGAACCACCTCAGTGATCGTCGCGGGCGCGCGCACGCCCATGGGGCGACTGCTCGGCTCACTCAAGTCCTTCACCGGCGCCGACCTGGGCGGATTCGCGATCAAGGCGGCCCTCGACCGAGCGGGCATCGGCGGCGACCAGGTGCAGTACGTGATCATGGGGCAGGTGCTTCAGGCCGGGGCGGGGCAGATCCCGGCGCGCCAGGCCGCGGTCAAGGCGGGCATCCCGATGAGCGTCCCCGCACTCACCGTGAACAAGGTGTGCCTCTCCGGTCTCGACGCCATCGCGCTCGCGGACCAGCTGATCCGCGCCGGTGAGTTCGACGTCGTGGTCGCGGGCGGCCAGGAGTCGATGACCAACGCCCCGCACCTGCTCCCCAAGTCGCGCGAGGGCCACAAGTACGGCGCGATCGAGATGCTCGACGCGATGGCGTACGACGGCCTCACCGACCCCTTCGAGTCCATCGCCATGGGCGAGTCGACCGAGAAGCACAACACCCGTCTCGGCATCCGGCGCCCCGAGCAGGACGAGATCGGCGCCCTGTCGCACCAGCGCGCGGCCGCCGCCCAGAAGAACGGCGTGTTCGACGCCGAGATCACGCCCGTCGAGGTGCCGCAGCGCAAGGGCGACCCGGTGCTCGTCGCCAAGGACGAGGGCATCCGGGCCGAGACCACCGTCGAGACGCTCGGCAAGCTGCGCCCCGCCTTCGGCAGGGACGGCACGATCACGGCGGGCACCGCCTCGCAGATCTCGGACGGCGCCGCGGCCGTCGTCGTCATGAGCAAGGCCAAGGCCGAGGAGCTCGGCCTCGCGTGGATCGCCGAGATCGGGGCACACGGCAACGTGGCCGGGCCGGACAACTCCCTGCAGTCCCAGCCGTCCAACGCGATCCTGCACGCCCTGAAGAAGGAGGGCCTGGGCGTCGACGACCTCGACCTCATCGAGATCAACGAGGCGTTCGCGGCCGTCGCGGTCCAGTCAATGAAGGACCTCGGGGTGTCCACGGAAAAGGTGAACGTCAACGGCGGCGCCATTGCCCTGGGTCACCCGATCGGGATGTCCGGCGCGCGGCTCGTCCTGCACCTGGCCCTGGAGCTCAAGCGGCGCGGCGGCGGGGTCGGCGCGGCCGCGCTGTGCGGCGGCGGCGGGCAGGGCGACGCGCTCATCCTGAAGGTCTCCAAGAGCTGA
- the scy gene encoding polarized growth protein Scy produces the protein MRGYESQDSRRPAEADHLSRFEAEMDRLKTDREKAVQHAEDLGYQVEVLRAKLHEARRNLASRPAYDSADMGYQAEQLLRNAQIQAEQLRADAERELREARAQTQRILQEHAEQQARLQAELHTEAVSRRQQLDQELNERRQTVESHVNENVAWAEQLRARSEQQARRLLDESRAEAEQALAAARAETERLAEAGRQRLAADAESARAEAEALLRRARTDAERLLNAASAQAQEAADHAEALRSSTAAESDQARRQATELSRAAEQRMADAEAALRAARAESDKLVAGAKEAAAKQLAAAEAAGEQRTRTAKEQVARLVGEATKEAEAAKAEAEQKLADAAAEAEKLVAEAAEKARSITAEETASEIAKAARTAEEVLTKASEEATATTRAAAEEAERVRAEAEAEADRLRSEAHDIAEQLKGAAKDDTKEYRAKTVELQEEARRLRGEAEQLRADAVAEGEKIRGEARREAVQQIEEAARSAEELLTKAKADAAEARQSATAEAERVRSEAVERATSLRQQAEETLERTRAEAERHRTEVDEQAEAVKAEAEAVARELREEAERAVAARTAEAEAELTRLRTEADDKLTAAERTLTEARADAELMRREAAEETERQRTEAAERVRTLQSQAEAEAERLRDEAAADASQARAEGEAIAVRLRSEAAAEAERLRTEAQETADRVRAEAAAAAERVATEAAEALAAAQEEAARRRREAEETLGNARAEADQERERAREQSEELLAAARKRVEEADAEAHRLAEEAEARATELVSAAEQQAQSVRDSVAGLHEQAQEEITGLRSAAEHAAERTRTEAQEEADRVRADAYAERERAGEDASRTRRESAEAAEAAKALAEHTVAEAIAEADRMRSDAAEHAQRVRTEASDTIAQADQDAARTRADAREDANRIRGDAANQADTLIGEARSEAERLTTETAAEAERVRTEAITEAERLTTETAAEAERVRAESVAAAERLTTETAAEAERVRTEAITEAERLTTETAAEAERVRAEAVAAAERLISDATGDAERLRAEAAETVGSAQQHAERIRTESERVKQEAQAEAERTLSEARAEAERTLDEARQAANKRRTEAAEQVDTLITEAAAEAEKLTADAQEKALKATTDAETQADAMVGAARKEAERIVAEATVEGNTLVEKSRTDADELLVGARRDATAIRERSEEHRSRVTTEIEELHERARRESAEAMKSAGERCDALVKAAEEQLAEAKAKSEELMSDANSEASKVRIAAVKKAEGLLKEAEQKKAELVREGERIHAEARAEAERTVDEGKRELEVLVRRRADINAEISRVQDVLEALESFEAPQGGGKDAGVKAGAAAGATRSGGKQSEG, from the coding sequence GTGCGGGGCTACGAGAGCCAGGACAGCCGACGACCGGCTGAGGCCGACCATCTCTCACGGTTCGAAGCCGAGATGGACCGGCTGAAGACCGACCGGGAGAAGGCCGTCCAGCACGCCGAGGACCTCGGCTACCAGGTCGAGGTGTTGCGCGCCAAGCTGCACGAGGCGCGCCGCAACCTCGCGTCCCGCCCTGCCTACGACAGCGCGGACATGGGCTATCAGGCCGAGCAGCTGCTGCGGAACGCCCAGATCCAGGCCGAGCAGCTGCGCGCCGACGCCGAGCGCGAGCTGCGCGAGGCCCGCGCCCAGACGCAGCGCATCCTCCAGGAGCACGCCGAGCAGCAGGCCCGGCTCCAGGCCGAGCTGCACACGGAGGCCGTCTCCCGGCGCCAGCAGCTCGACCAGGAGCTGAACGAACGCCGCCAGACCGTCGAGTCCCACGTCAACGAGAACGTGGCGTGGGCCGAGCAGCTGCGCGCCCGCAGCGAGCAGCAGGCCCGCCGGCTGCTCGACGAGTCCCGCGCCGAGGCCGAGCAGGCGCTCGCCGCCGCCCGCGCCGAGACCGAGCGGCTCGCCGAGGCGGGCCGGCAGCGCCTCGCCGCGGACGCCGAGAGCGCCCGCGCGGAGGCCGAAGCGCTCCTGCGCCGGGCCCGTACCGACGCCGAGCGCCTGCTGAACGCCGCGTCGGCGCAGGCCCAGGAGGCCGCCGACCACGCGGAGGCGCTGCGCTCGTCCACCGCCGCCGAGTCCGACCAGGCGCGCCGCCAGGCCACCGAGCTGAGCCGGGCCGCCGAGCAGCGCATGGCTGACGCCGAGGCCGCCCTGCGCGCGGCGCGCGCCGAGTCCGACAAGCTCGTCGCCGGGGCCAAGGAGGCCGCGGCCAAGCAGCTCGCCGCCGCCGAGGCCGCGGGCGAGCAGCGCACGCGGACGGCCAAGGAGCAGGTCGCCCGCCTCGTCGGCGAGGCCACGAAGGAGGCCGAGGCCGCCAAGGCGGAGGCCGAGCAGAAGCTGGCGGACGCCGCCGCCGAGGCCGAGAAGCTGGTCGCGGAGGCCGCCGAGAAGGCCCGCTCGATCACCGCCGAGGAGACCGCGTCCGAGATCGCGAAGGCCGCGCGGACCGCCGAGGAGGTCCTGACCAAGGCCTCCGAGGAGGCGACCGCGACCACGCGCGCCGCCGCCGAGGAGGCCGAGCGGGTCCGCGCCGAGGCCGAGGCCGAGGCGGACCGGCTGCGCAGCGAGGCGCACGACATCGCCGAGCAGCTCAAGGGCGCGGCGAAGGACGACACCAAGGAGTACCGCGCCAAGACCGTCGAGCTCCAGGAGGAGGCGCGCCGGCTGCGCGGCGAGGCCGAGCAGCTGCGGGCCGACGCGGTCGCCGAGGGCGAGAAGATCCGCGGCGAGGCGCGGCGCGAGGCCGTCCAGCAGATCGAGGAGGCGGCCCGGTCCGCCGAGGAGCTGCTGACCAAGGCCAAGGCGGACGCCGCCGAGGCCCGCCAGTCCGCGACCGCCGAGGCCGAGCGGGTCCGCTCCGAGGCCGTCGAGCGCGCCACGTCCCTGCGCCAGCAGGCCGAGGAGACCCTGGAGCGCACCCGCGCGGAGGCCGAGCGGCACCGCACGGAGGTCGACGAACAGGCCGAGGCCGTCAAGGCCGAGGCGGAGGCGGTCGCGCGGGAGCTGCGCGAGGAGGCCGAGCGCGCCGTCGCGGCCCGCACGGCCGAGGCCGAGGCGGAGCTGACCCGGCTGCGGACGGAGGCCGACGACAAGCTCACCGCGGCCGAGCGGACGCTGACCGAGGCGCGCGCGGACGCCGAGCTGATGCGGCGCGAGGCCGCCGAGGAGACCGAGCGGCAGCGCACGGAGGCCGCCGAGCGCGTCCGCACCCTCCAGTCGCAGGCCGAGGCCGAGGCCGAGCGGCTGCGCGACGAGGCCGCGGCGGACGCCTCGCAGGCGCGCGCCGAGGGCGAGGCCATCGCGGTGCGCCTGCGCTCCGAGGCCGCCGCCGAGGCGGAGCGCCTCAGGACGGAGGCGCAGGAGACCGCGGACCGGGTGCGCGCGGAGGCGGCGGCCGCCGCCGAGCGCGTCGCGACCGAGGCCGCCGAGGCGCTCGCGGCCGCGCAGGAGGAGGCGGCCCGGCGCCGCCGCGAGGCCGAGGAGACGCTCGGCAACGCGCGTGCGGAGGCCGACCAGGAGCGGGAGCGGGCCCGCGAGCAGAGCGAGGAGCTGCTCGCCGCGGCGCGCAAGCGCGTGGAGGAGGCCGACGCCGAGGCGCACCGCCTGGCCGAGGAGGCCGAGGCGCGCGCCACGGAGCTGGTGTCCGCCGCCGAGCAGCAGGCCCAGTCCGTACGGGACTCCGTGGCCGGTCTGCACGAGCAGGCCCAGGAGGAGATCACGGGCCTGCGCTCGGCCGCCGAGCACGCGGCGGAGCGCACCCGTACCGAGGCGCAGGAGGAGGCGGACCGCGTCCGCGCCGACGCGTACGCCGAGCGGGAGCGCGCCGGTGAGGACGCGAGCCGTACGCGGCGGGAGTCCGCCGAGGCGGCGGAGGCCGCCAAGGCGCTCGCCGAGCACACCGTCGCGGAGGCGATCGCCGAGGCCGACCGGATGCGCTCCGACGCCGCCGAGCACGCCCAGCGGGTGCGCACGGAGGCCTCGGACACCATCGCGCAGGCCGACCAGGACGCCGCCCGCACCCGCGCCGACGCCCGCGAGGACGCCAACCGCATCCGCGGTGACGCCGCGAACCAGGCGGACACGCTGATCGGCGAGGCCCGCAGCGAGGCCGAGCGCCTCACCACCGAGACGGCCGCCGAGGCCGAGCGGGTGCGCACCGAGGCGATCACCGAAGCCGAACGCCTCACCACGGAGACGGCCGCCGAAGCCGAGCGCGTGCGCGCGGAGTCCGTCGCCGCGGCCGAGCGCCTCACCACCGAGACCGCCGCCGAGGCCGAGCGGGTGCGCACCGAGGCGATCACCGAAGCCGAACGCCTCACCACGGAGACGGCCGCCGAGGCGGAGCGGGTGCGCGCCGAGGCGGTGGCCGCGGCCGAGCGACTGATCTCGGACGCGACCGGCGACGCCGAGCGGCTGCGCGCCGAGGCGGCCGAGACCGTCGGCTCCGCGCAGCAGCACGCCGAGCGGATCCGCACGGAGTCGGAGCGCGTCAAGCAGGAGGCGCAGGCCGAGGCCGAGCGGACGCTGAGCGAGGCGCGCGCGGAGGCCGAGCGCACCCTGGACGAGGCGCGCCAGGCCGCCAACAAGCGGCGTACGGAAGCCGCGGAGCAGGTCGACACGCTCATCACCGAGGCCGCGGCCGAGGCCGAGAAGCTGACCGCGGACGCCCAGGAGAAGGCGCTCAAGGCGACGACGGACGCCGAGACGCAGGCGGACGCGATGGTCGGCGCGGCCCGCAAGGAGGCCGAGCGGATCGTCGCCGAGGCCACGGTCGAGGGCAACACGCTGGTGGAGAAGTCGCGTACGGACGCCGACGAGCTGCTCGTCGGCGCGCGCCGGGACGCCACCGCGATAAGGGAGCGCTCCGAGGAGCACCGCAGCCGCGTCACGACGGAGATCGAGGAGCTGCACGAGCGGGCCCGGCGCGAGTCGGCCGAGGCCATGAAGTCGGCGGGCGAGCGCTGCGACGCCCTGGTGAAGGCCGCCGAGGAGCAGCTGGCCGAGGCGAAGGCGAAGTCCGAGGAGCTGATGTCGGACGCCAACTCCGAGGCGAGCAAGGTGCGTATCGCGGCGGTGAAGAAGGCCGAGGGGCTGCTGAAGGAGGCCGAGCAGAAGAAGGCCGAGCTGGTGCGCGAGGGCGAGCGGATCCACGCCGAGGCGCGGGCCGAGGCCGAGCGCACGGTCGACGAGGGCAAGCGCGAACTGGAGGTCCTCGTCCGGCGTCGCGCGGACATCAATGCGGAGATCTCCCGTGTCCAGGACGTGCTCGAGGCGTTGGAATCGTTTGAGGCCCCACAGGGCGGCGGCAAGGACGCGGGCGTCAAGGCGGGGGCCGCAGCGGGGGCTACACGTTCGGGTGGCAAGCAGTCAGAGGGCTAG